The window cgggcacagttaagacattaaatatacatatacatattgtatacagtacagtttgcatacggtaatatgtttatgttacgcgattaaaaaataaataaataaaactgaaaggtccagcaccagctggattcaaacacacaacctgccattTGGTgatcacgcacctagaccagtaggctacaagacagctcacataagcaggcaggcgaaacagctctacacagccctgccacagtacacggatataatcataccgttattaaattcttgagatacgcgattccatattatattcccttttaatcaaattctaaaagtatgcttgttgactccggtatcacgttagttaaagacttcgaagcttacaatgtttagggagaaatggaatactggtgtgtatttttttcttttcatgataggtgtcgcattttaaatcattttcgtagttagaaattatgaaacgccctgttaaaagcaaggaagtttttatgcccgttgaagtaaaacaaaatgcctgacaaagtatggcttggacagattccaagtgcttgtacaaatgtgctaaagaaattatactttgagtatacagcttgtccaaagtcatccattattaatactattagtaatatcttcagtaaaggctttgatgcataaatatttctgataaaggtaggttgtgtacttttgtccaactgagcaatcttgttttcataaaatataccaacatttgaatgactgatgattaacatgctgtaatacacagttcaaaattaaaggctccaatgctgtacatgagaggttaagctccccctggcggttttacaaggcgacgccggatagttagtcacgtgacacacgtgataccgcgtgataccccggtgggcgtgtcgcggtatgccgcgaaatacctcacccattttgaatggctgcatctgtagctgttGATAGTGAGGGACCTGGGAAGAGGTCTAGTAAGTAGCTCTAAGAGGAGCTTAggcttttgtttgcttttgagtatttctttcttttcactttaaatacaatattttttaccttatggctgttttgtgtttgttttacttatttataTCTATCAACCTGCTTACAACAGGTGTGTTGTGTGTCCTTCTTGGACACTAattctacagacatattacactGTCAGTATTTCTCCTGCCATCTCTGACTGTCCCTTTACTATCGTGTTCTGTCTGTTTTAGGGTGGCTGCAGACACTGAAAGACAAACACAAGAAAGCTCTAAAGGGGAAGTTTGAAGTTGTGTTTGAGGTAATTGCTAAGCCAGGAGAGCAGACCCTCCTCGATGACGTCTTTATACACGTGTGGATAACTGAGGGCAACTGTGTTGAGGTGAATCATGGACATGAAGTCAGACAGATAGAGACCGTCTCCAAAATCACAAAATCAGAGATCCACTCCGTCAAGTGCAGCGATATTTTCAAACCACTGCCAGGACAGACCAGACCCATCAGGACAGTACTGATGAAGGGAGTTGCTGGCATCGGGAAAACATTCTCTGTGCAGAAATTCATTCTCGACTGGGCTACTGGAAAAGACAACCAGGACTTTgactttatattttttcttccattccGTGAATTAAACTTGATCGAATCAGAAATTAGTTTACAGGAGCTAGTTCTGTATATCTGCCCAGAACTAAAATCCTCTGATAATGTTTTAGATGGCCACAAAGTCCTGTTCATCTTTGATGGTCTGGATGAAAGCAAACatcattttaactttaaaacaaaCCAGAGATGGTCTGATGTGAAAAAGCAAACTTCAGTGGACATTTTGTTAACAAACCTCATCAAGAGGAACTTTTCTGATGATGCCTTCATCTGGATCACTTCCAGACCAGCTGCAACAGGTCTGATCCCTCCAGAGCTCATCAGCAGGGTGACAGAGGTCCTGGGGTTTGAAGACCAGCAGAAGGAAGAGTACATCAGAAAGAAATGTAAGAACAGAGCTCTAGCAGACAGAATTATTTCACATATAAAGACACTGAGGAGTCTTTACATGTTGTGCTATGTTCCTGTTTTCTGCTGGATTGTAGTTACTGTTCTGGAGCACACATTGGAAGAGAGCAGAGGGGCCAATCCAACAACACTGACAGATTTCTATACATACTTTCTGCTTGTCTTACTCAcagcaaaggaaaataaagaaaatgtcctCAAATCAAATCAAGAAGCAGTTCTGAAGCTGGGAAAGCTGGCATTTGATAGTCTAGagaaaaacatcatttttttctatgaaaAAGATTTGAGAGAATATGCCATTGATCTCCACAACTCCTCCCTTTACTCAGGGGTGTGGaaggaaatatttaaacaagATTCAGCCTTATTTCAGGAAAAGGTGTACTGCTTTTTACACCTTACTGTCCAGGAGTATTTTGCAGCTCTGTATGTTTTCGGTTCCTATCAAAACAATAATAGTAACCCACTAAAGAAAACAGTTCTGGGTGTTTCCAGGTTGGGAAGAATATCTCTATTCAGCCTGAATAAAGGTGCTCTAGAAAGAGCCATCCAGAGCAGGACTGGTCACCTTGATCTGTTTGTCCGATTCCTTTTGGGGATGGAAATGAAGAACAACCAGGAGCTTCTGAAGGGATTCCTGTCACACACACAAGATCACTCCAGTGACATCCAGAAAACAGCAGGATTCATCAAGAAGCTCATTAGTGGAACTTCCTCTCCTGAAAGATGCATGAACCTTTTCCACTGTCTGAGTGAACTGAAGGACAAGTCTTTAATGGATGAGTTCAATGTGACTCTGGATAAAGTAAAACGTTCAGGACAAACACTCTCACCTTCCCAGTGTTCAGCACTTGCCTATTTCTCACTGCTGTCCGAGAAAGAGATTGATGTCTTTGACATGAGTGAATATGCTACATCAGAGGAATGTGTACGGAGATTGCTACCTGTGGCAAAGATAACAAAAACCCTTAGGTAAGTACATCAGATTTACTTCACATACAGAATAAGATGTTGAGTCAATATTGCCCATATGAGCCGTCTTCTGGCTAGGTGTTTTGGGGAGTGGATGTGTTCACCTCATGCTTtagcacattttttgtttttcattgttaaaacccataattatttttactattttaaattatttattctaCGCTACATAACATTGTCTAAACCTAAACCTAAATGCAGTGTGGAAGAGAAAAGCTTGCAGCTTAAAACTCAAACACTCCAGCTACAGGTATCATTCTAACTTCTTTGGCTGATACAGCTGCAGTACTGTATGAATGGTGGCTGTATTTCCAGAACTGGAAAGCCTCAGAAAAGCATTGTCTTATCTGCTGACTTTTGAGGTTTATCGTGGCTCTGAGTCACAAACTTGACTGCACTAAATTGGCTGTAAACGTGCAGGGCCAGCAAATTCTCAAACTGGAGCCAATGACATTGTGGACAGTGTCTCAGATCTGAAGGTGGCTCAGACTCAACTGCTGTCAAGACCAAGCTGACAGAGCGAGAGAACTGTAATAGGAGACAAGATCTACAGATTGTGAGCTTGTCTGAGTTAATCGAGGGGTCTCATGTTACTATTTCTtctatgtgtttttcttttgtttttggagCTGCTGGGGAAAGATGTAATTGAGCTTCCGGTTCTTGTGCGAACAGCCCAGGGCCTTGCCTTGTCATCATGTGTTTTCATCAGTATGAAGTGAAGGAATCGGTGCTGCAGGCAGTGAGGATCTATGCAAGTTTCAAAACCTCtgtgtgttctttttgctctaatagtgaaatataataatgtctattatattgacatttttatatatcactctcttattaaatattaaaatcatataaaaaataaataaatgtaacaaTTGAGTTAGAAAAGAGCAAACATGAATATTGTCAATGATGGGAGTAAAAAACTGTTCTACCAGTTATTTGGAGACAATAAGGGATTTAAAGATGTCCTTTAACAGAAATTACAATTGAGGTTAAGTgcatatttgcttttaaatactaaTCATAACACTGTATAATatacttcaaaattaaaatctaaaataagaaagtggtgttaataaaacaataaacattttaaactagtGGTGTTATGCAACAATCTCCCTCCTTCCCCTTCTTCCCCACTTTGATGATGAGGACACTTAGACCCCTGCAGAGTGAGAAGTGTGGAAAAGTGGAGGAGGGAAACAACagatgaaacataaaaaagtgGGATTTGAGATTGTGAGAATTTCAGTGAGACATGCTGTAGTACGAGTTATACTTTACTTGACCATCATGCTCTTAAGCACTCTTATACATTTGCCGATTTACAGTTCCAACCTGAAGAGCACTGCTTTTCACTGTAGCAACACAAACAcgttttaaacttaatttaaccaacaaatgtgattttttttaaaacaggagaTATTTACCTATTTCATATTGATGTTTGATTACCACTCTAAACACACACCAGTAATGAAGCTGCACTGGCTGTTTAGAGCAGTCTTCTGCAGGTTCTTGCATCGAACCTGCAGTAGAATTTATTCAGCTTGTTGGGGAGAAAGATATCATCAGCTGAAGCAATTTGTTTCACCTTGTAGTCTGAGATTAGTTGAAGGCCTGGCTAGATGCCTCAGTTTTCTTTGATTAGTTTATTTTCAAGCTTGTTCTTATATTCAGGTTTGGCCCCCTTAACTACATTTTGGAATTTCTATTTGCCAGATTAGAAACCGGCATCATCTCCCTCTTTGAAagctctgttctttttttcccacagGGTTTTAATTTCCCTGTTGAACCAGGGCTGATTATTATTGTGCACAGTGAATGATTTGCAAGGAATGTATACACTCTCCCAGAAGAGAATATATAATGTTTCTGTGTCAGTAAGCTCATTAAGATCCAACCAGGCCTCCTTAAACATGCTCCCGTCTGTGGTATCAAAACAATGCCTTAGCACTTTCTCAGTCTCATCTGACCACTGTTTTACACTTCCTATTATTGGTTTACATGCATTGGATCTGTTTATTTCTTGGGATAAGAAATGCTGCAGTATGACATGACTGACTGAAAGAGGTGTGGACTTATTCTCGGTATGACCATAGAATAGTGCGCAGCACCATAGCAGTGTTCCAGTGTTCTGTCCTTCCTAGTTGCAACCTCTATCTGCTGTTTTTATCTGGGGAAAACCATCTTTGGATTCGAGTGCTTAAAATTTCCCAAAACAATGACTGGGGAATTATGAATTTTTAGCCTCAGTGATTTTCAACGCTAACTGTTGGATAGCAAAAGTAATTTGCATCTGGTGCATTATAAACAGCTTAAGTAAATGATTGGCTGTCCAGTCTGAAAAAAGTAGAGAGAAATCCTGCAGATTCACCACGGAATCTGATACCACTGAACCTAACCAGGTGAAACAGAGGACAGAGCAGTTAGAGTAATCCTGTCTAAGGTTGAGTTGCTTATTGATTACAGTAAATGAGCAAAGCCAGTTCATCCATCTTGTTTGGCAGAGAGTGCACATTTTACTTTCTTGATAGCGGTGAGCTGAGATTAGTGTTTCTAAGCTGGGTATGAACTCCAGTTCATCAGACCTGTTTCTTAGTCTGGGATGGGATACAGGTGCACAAGATACCAACAGTACATTGTTCAGATCAATAAAGTCACTTGATAAAAAATCAGCTTTGGTTGTGTTACGAGCGCAGCTGGCCCTAATTAACTCCCATTACCCAATTACCACACCACACCCCTTCCTTCACTACTTAAACCCTCTGCTCACCTTGTTCACTGCTTGGTATTAGGAATCTTTCCACCTCCTGAGCTCTTGTTGCTGACAACCTTCAACTTCTTGCGCTCGTGGATCTTGCCTATTGGACCCCTTTCCAGCTTGTACCTTTCGACCATGCTTTCATCTCGCCCTTCTTGGATTCATTTTCCTAACTCTCCTCTCTGGACTCGACTTCACCTGGACCTATCAACTACTCTCCTGCCTCGCCGTTCTCGGGCTTGTTCACCTCGGACTCCATTAGAGACATGCACAGGGCTCGTTTTACTCACTATAACAGGTTGTAGATTGAGATTAAGTAGCCTTTCATGTAAATCCAGTAGATCCAGGCATATTTTAACACGTATATAGTaaattcagtaaaataaaaccagtgacaaacaaaacacaaagagcAAACACTGCGTCACCCTGGTTGTTATGATCTTGAACCTGCACCTGAGAAGGAGCAGCCCACAGCCAGGTAGACTCCAATTTTTAGTATCtgattcagttcagtttatgtgTCATATGCAAAAATTCAATGAAATGCTAATTTGCATGTGTGAGTCTGGACGTTTGTGCCTTGATGCTCCTATAATGCTTATAAGAGGGAAGGGgagagaaaaatgagaaaccgGGATGACTGGTATCTTTAgcgatacttccagccttcctgagacagcaAGTTGTACAGATGTCTGAAATAGAAGGGAGCTGTAATGATGGACTGGGCTGATCTGACTACCCCTTGTAAGGCTTTCCAATCAGAGCTGCTGCCAAATCACACTGTAATACCACATGTGAGCACACTCTCAATAGCACACCTGTAAATGTGATAAGGACAGTTAAAGATAGACCAAATTTTTTCAACTGTCTGAGGAAGTAAAggtgctgttgtgccttctttgtaGCTTCAGTTACATGCTGGGACCATGTTAAATCATTAGTAATGAAGGTACCCAGGAACATGAAGCTGCTAACGATCTCTACAACCACCCATTGATCATAGGGGTGTGATCCCCAACCTGCTTTCTAAAATCAATgaccagctctttggttttgcctCCCTACATTGAGGGAGAGATTATTGTCAATGCACCACTCCACCAGTTTCCTGACCTCATCCCTGTAGGCTCTCTCATCATTACTGGTGATTCAGCCAATGATGGTGGTGTTATCAGCATATTTGTCGATGGAGTTGGAGCTGTGTCTGGCCACACAATTGTGGGTaaacaaggaaaacagcaggagtctaagcacacagcccttagggtcagctactgtatattcacagtCAGCGTGGAAGAAAGTTTTCCATCTATCCTCACAGTCTGTAGTCTCCCAGTCAGGAAATCTATAACCCACCTGCATAGAGAGGTGTTGATACCCAGGTCATTCAGCTTCCTGACTAGTCTGGAAGCAACTATTGTGTTAAATGTGGAGCTATAATCAGTGAATAGCATTCTGATGTATGTGTCTTTATCATCCAAATGAGCCAGAGCAGTGTGAAGAGCCAGGGAAATAGTGTCATCAGTGGACCTGCTATGCCAGTATGCAAACTGGAGGGGCTTTAAGCACTCAGGTACCATTGTGTTAATGTGCCTCATGACCAgcctttcaaagcattttattacAGTAGA is drawn from Lepisosteus oculatus isolate fLepOcu1 chromosome 18, fLepOcu1.hap2, whole genome shotgun sequence and contains these coding sequences:
- the LOC102689707 gene encoding protein NLRC3-like; translation: MADLIQRVNPVDPIADALRSENMIHQESYNRVLTATTPQDKMRELYKVLDSGGTRVKNKFYTILQKNYKYLVNDLGWLQTLKDKHKKALKGKFEVVFEVIAKPGEQTLLDDVFIHVWITEGNCVEVNHGHEVRQIETVSKITKSEIHSVKCSDIFKPLPGQTRPIRTVLMKGVAGIGKTFSVQKFILDWATGKDNQDFDFIFFLPFRELNLIESEISLQELVLYICPELKSSDNVLDGHKVLFIFDGLDESKHHFNFKTNQRWSDVKKQTSVDILLTNLIKRNFSDDAFIWITSRPAATGLIPPELISRVTEVLGFEDQQKEEYIRKKCKNRALADRIISHIKTLRSLYMLCYVPVFCWIVVTVLEHTLEESRGANPTTLTDFYTYFLLVLLTAKENKENVLKSNQEAVLKLGKLAFDSLEKNIIFFYEKDLREYAIDLHNSSLYSGVWKEIFKQDSALFQEKVYCFLHLTVQEYFAALYVFGSYQNNNSNPLKKTVLGVSRLGRISLFSLNKGALERAIQSRTGHLDLFVRFLLGMEMKNNQELLKGFLSHTQDHSSDIQKTAGFIKKLISGTSSPERCMNLFHCLSELKDKSLMDEFNVTLDKVKRSGQTLSPSQCSALAYFSLLSEKEIDVFDMSEYATSEECVRRLLPVAKITKTLRPCLWLNRLMPYSRRPVGTNGGAHRESDGEEETPSAAMLGERRRLVICHCCGERGHIAREYRALEPRGLRRPSGNGSGVA